One Candidatus Parvarchaeota archaeon genomic window, AAGTACGACCCGCTTGAAGGCACGCCTCAGGCAAAGGGAATTGTCATGGAGAAAAAAGCACTTGAGCAAAAGCAGCCGCACTCGGGCCTCATAAAGTGCGTCAAGGTCCAGCTTATTAAAAACAGCAAGGTAATCACAGCCTTTGCGCCACGAAGCGGTGCCATCAACTACATAGACGAGCATGACGAGGTTGAAGTTGACGGGCTTGGCGGAAGCCAGAGGGGCCAGATGGGCTCCATTCCAGGTGTGCGCTACAAGGTCATAAA contains:
- a CDS encoding 30S ribosomal protein S12: MGNGEFAGRDVQRRRKHQRWLKKPWKRRKLKLKEKYDPLEGTPQAKGIVMEKKALEQKQPHSGLIKCVKVQLIKNSKVITAFAPRSGAINYIDEHDEVEVDGLGGSQRGQMGSIPGVRYKVIKVNGVDLQMLVQKRKEKPKR